Proteins encoded in a region of the Alosa sapidissima isolate fAloSap1 chromosome 19, fAloSap1.pri, whole genome shotgun sequence genome:
- the atp6v1c2 gene encoding V-type proton ATPase subunit C 1-B, translating to MTEFWLVSVPLDKNSLQSTEKLKRAASKASLASSFRFPIPDLKVGTLDTLLALSDDLSRLDTHAESVMRRTSQCMAEVMEQTDKLLENALANGVDLASYVTRFQWDRAKYPTAVPLKSLTEIISRQVSQVEAELKTRNATYCNVKASLQGLERNTEGSLQTRNLTDIVKKEDLVLGSEYLTTLVIVVARASYNQWEHTYESLSQFVVPRSSRKILEEQEGAIFTVTLFKKAVGEFKANAIKNKFAVREFSLEEAERQKQEMGRLIVDKKEQYGTFVRWLKVNFSEVFVAWIHLKALRVFVESVLRYGLPVSFQVILLQPDRKCVKKLRELLSSLFTHLDPAAAASKPDLGLDIPGMSTAQQEYYSYICYSININLDPS from the exons ATGACGGAGTTCTGGCTGGTTTCTGTCCCGCTGGACAAGAACAGTTTGCAGTCAACGGAGAAATTGAAACGTGCTGCATCCAAAGCCAGTCTAGCCTCAAGCTTCAGGTTCCCAATACCAGATCTGAAG GTGGGCACACTGGACACCCTGTTGGCTCTGTCGGATGACCTTTCCAGGcttgacacacatgcagaaag TGTGATGCGGAGAACATCCCAGTGCATGGCCGAGGTCATGGAGCAGACGGACAAGCTCCTGGAGAACGCCCTGGCCAATGGAG TGGACCTGGCCAGTTATGTGACACGTTTCCAGTGGGACAGGGCCAAGTATCCCACTGCTGTACCTCTCAAAAGTCTCACAGAAATCATCTCCAGG caagTGTCTCAGGTAGAAGCAGAGCTTAAGACTCGAAATGCCACCTATTGTAATGTGAAAGCCAGTCTGCAAGGCCTTGAACGTAACACAGA AGGGAGCTTACAGACTCGCAACTTAACTGATATTGTGAAGAAAGAGGACCTGGTTTTGGGTTCTGAATACCTCACTACTTTGGTTATAGTTGTGGCCAG GGCTAGCTATAACCAGTGGGAGCACACCTACGAGTCCTTGTCTCAGTTTGTTGTTCCTCGCTCGAGTCG AAAAATACTGGAAGAACAAGAAGGGGCTATATTCACTGTCACCCTGTTCAAGAAAGCTGTGGGTGAATTTAAAGCTAATGCCATAAAGAACAA GTTTGCAGTGAGAGAGTTCAGCTTGGAGGAGGCAGAGCGACAGAAACAGGAAATGGGGCGCCTCATCGTGGACAAGAAAGAGCAATAT GGTACCTTTGTGCGCTGGCTCAAAGTGAACTTCAGTGAGGTCTTTGTAGCCTGGATACACCTGAAGGCTCTCAGGGTGTTTGTTGAATCTGTTCTCAG GTATGGTCTGCCAGTCAGCTTCCAGGTGATTCTACTCCAGCCAGACAGGAAGTGTGTGAAGAAGCTCAGAGAGCTGCTCAGCTCTCTGTTCACCCACTTAGATCCTGCAGCTGCTGCCAGCAAGCCTGAC CTTGGGCTTGACATCCCCGGAATGAGTACAGCTCAGCAGGAATACTATTCCTACATCTGCTATTCGATCAACATCAACTTAGACCCAAGCTAG
- the LOC121693550 gene encoding cytochrome P450 2F2-like, whose amino-acid sequence MWAALILLWICVCLVLVQLRTRRPNKFPPGPRPLPFFGNLLEFSVLNPLNDLQRMSDKYGKIFSVFIGSRPAVFLHGVEAIKEALVTKGVDFAGRPQGLMVNDITQGRGVILVDYGSSWRDHRRFALMTLRNFGLGKQSMEERIYGELSYVIAELDQSVGKSMSPQTMFHNAASNIICTVLFGARYEYNDEALKIFIKLYTENAKITNGPWAMVYDTFPMVRSWPLPFQRAFENAAIAQKMSMDLINHHKKTRIPGQPRDFIDCYLDEMDKRGEDGSTFVEPQLMMYILDLHFAGTDTTSNTLLTAFLYLSTHPDIQEKCYQEIEEVLEDKDQACFEDRHRMPYTQAVVHESQRIANTVPLSVFHCTTKDTELLGYHIPKGTLIVPNLGSAMREEGQWKFPHEFNPSNFLNEQGEFEKPEAFMPFSVGPRVCLGEGLARMELFLIMVTLLRRFKFAWPEDAGDPDFTPVFGVTLTPKPYSMTVTLRRTE is encoded by the exons ATGTGGGCTGCTTTGATTCTgctgtggatctgtgtgtgcctgGTCCTTGTTCAGCTCAGGACTCGCAGGCCAAACAAGTTCCCTCCTGGTCCCCGGCCCCTGCCTTTCTTTGGGAACCTGCTGGAGTTCAGCGTGCTCAACCCACTAAATGATCTACAGCGG ATGTCAGACAAATATGGTAAGATTTTTAGTGTGTTCATTGGCTCAAGGCCGGCCGTTTTCCTGCATGGAGTGGAGGCAATAAAGGAGGCTCTGGTGACGAAAGGTGTAGATTTTGCTGGGCGACCTCAAGGCCTCATGGTCAACGATATTACACAAGGCAGAG GTGTGATTCTGGTAGACTATGGGTCCAGCTGGAGGGACCACAGGCGCTTTGCACTGATGACCCTGAGGAACTTTGGTTTGGGGAAGCAGTCAATGGAAGAAAGAATCTACGGAGAGCTTTCTTACGTTATTGCAGAATTGGACCAAAGTGTTG GAAAATCCATGAGCCCGCAGACTATGTTCCATAATGCTGCCTCCAATATAATTTGCACTGTTCTCTTTGGAGCACGTTATGAGTATAATGACGAGGCCCTAAAGATTTTTATCAAGCTCTACACTGAGAATGCAAAGATTACCAATGGACCTTGGGCCATG GTTTATGACACTTTTCCTATGGTAAGGAGCTGGCCCCTGCCTTTCCAAAGGGCTTTTGAGAATGCTGCAATAGCACAGAAAATGAGCATGGATTTAATCAATCACCATAAGAAGACCAGGATCCCAGGGCAGCCACGGGATTTCATTGACTGTTACCTGGATGAGATGGATAAG AGAGGAGAAGATGGGTCCACATTTGTAGAGCCACAGCTTATGATGTATATCCTGGACCTACATTTTGCTGGAACAGACACCACTTCCAACACTCTTCTCACTGCTTTCCTTTATCTGTCCACTCATCCAGATATTCAGG AGAAATGTTATCAAGAGATTGAGGAGGTTCTGGAGGACAAAGACCAGGCCTGCTTTGAAGACAGACACAGAATGCCTTACACTCAAGCTGTTGTCCATGAATCACAGCGTATCGCCAACACTGTGCCTCTCAGCGTGTTCCACTGCACAACTAAAGACACAGAGCTGTTGGGGTATCATATCCCTAAG GGCACTTTGATCGTTCCTAACCTGGGGTCTGCCATGCGTGAGGAGGGACAATGGAAGTTTCCTCATGAGTTCAATCCTTCCAACTTCCTAAACGAACAGGGAGAGTTTGAGAAGCCTGAGGCCTTCATGCCCTTCTCTGTTG GTCCCCGTGTCTGTCTTGGTGAGGGTTTGGCCCGTATGGAACTCTTCTTGATCATGGTCACTCTATTGCGTCGCTTCAAGTTTGCCTGGCCTGAGGATGCCGGAGATCCAGACTTCACTCCCGTTTTTGGTGTGACCTTGACACCCAAACCTTACAGCATGACTGTGACTCTGAGGAGGACAGAATAG